One window of the Ictidomys tridecemlineatus isolate mIctTri1 chromosome 11, mIctTri1.hap1, whole genome shotgun sequence genome contains the following:
- the Ttf2 gene encoding transcription termination factor 2 isoform X1 — protein MEGVKCPEHGTFCLLKTGVRDGPNKGKSFYVCREDSCSFVKTTDIPVSHCLLHEDFVVELQSLFPLQGKKECRLFFRCTRSKAEGKHWCGSVPWQDPNSKEYPVTNKSQPTSEPFPHPSSQPRNPFKVLDKNQNPALWKQFVKGGGEENMAAKKSREKGDQSMYQKPDSNCSMEKEFSSSLVIKKKQSGIQEEEQEETTEETKGITSRQHPGNGPRGPSVSPQEKSDGESKDVQNKSESPREKETQFLPQKIHGQNQVSQPQKGDHLGKEHLKNLEAKEAKAKDGPSTQTFQKRLPQEHFQAPSGTQGPAPKGQAAPGLSLGEGCPAASSSSESEEDDVSCIPGSPLLFDSTMDSPKSENLQLPVQSVQRKTSASLNVSKKKEPSDPAAQRVYLTTQLKQKKSTLAVVNIQALPDKGEKLLKQIQMLEEALSTLALSPEQGTSEKSNTQAQQSTLTKTTVGPPHVVSPQPLVGHDLQPLDPLRLQAACQVTTGGFSHCSGDPRNQDHLYSVWKITSEAIDRLHRSLESCPGETAVAEDPAGLKVPLLLHQKQALAWLLWRERQKPQGGILADDMGLGKTLTMIALILTQKNQEKSQKRDENIAVTWLSKDDSSDFTSHGTLIVCPASLIHHWKNEVEKRVNCNKLRVYLYHGPNRNLTAKALSMYDIVITTYSLLAKEIPTVKQEREVPGANLRVKGSSTPLLQIVWARIILDEAHNVKNPRVQTSIAVCKLQARARWAVTGTPIQNNLLDMYSLLKFLRCSPFDEFTLWKSQVDNGSKKGGERLSILTKSLLLRRTKDQLDSTGKPLVRLPQRKFQQHRLKLSEDEKLVYNVFFARSRSALQSYLKRDESRDNQSGRSSNNPFIRVAQEFGSSGPGQTMAADSQRSSTVHILSQLLRLRQCCCHLSLLKSVLDPADLKSEGLVLSLEEQLSALTLSELHDSESSPTVSLNGTPFKVELFEDTRQSTKISSLLAELEAIRRNSGSQKSVIVSQWTSMLKVVALHLKKHGFTYATIDGSVKPKQRMDLVEAFNHCRGPQVMLISLLAGGVGLNLTGGNHLFLLDMHWNPSLEDQACDRIYRVGQQKDVVIHRFICEGTVEETILQLQEKKKDLAQQVLSGSGESVTKLTLADLKILFGI, from the exons gtTATTCTTCCGATGCACGAGAAGCAAGGCAGAGGGAAAACACTGGTGTGGAAGTGTTCCCTGGCAG GATCCTAATTCTAAAGAATATCCTGTAACCAATAAATCTCAGCCCACATCTGAGCCATTTCCTCATCCTTCCAGTCAGCCAAGAAACCCATTCAAGGTTCTTGACAAGAATCAAAACCCAGCTCTCTGGAAACAGTTTGtcaaagggggaggggaggaaaataTGGCTGCTAAGAAGTCAAGGGAAAAAGGAGACCAGTCCATGTATCAAAAGCCTGACTCTAACTGCTCGATGGAGAAAGAGTTCTCATCTAGTCTGGtaataaagaaaaagcaatctGGAATTCAAGAGGAGGAGCAAGAAGAGACAACAGAGGAAACTAAAGGAATTACATCCAGACAGCACCCAGGGAATGGGCCAAGAGGACCATCTGTATCTCCTCAGGAGAAGTCAGATGGTGAGAGTAAAGATGTTCAAAACAAATCAGAATCTccaagagaaaaggaaacccaGTTTTTGCCTCAGAAGATACATGGTCAGAACCAAGTAAGCCAGCCTCAAAAAGGGGATCACCTCGGCAAGGAGCACCTCAAGAACTTGGAAGCTAAAGAAGCAAAGGCAAAGGATGGCCCAAGTACGCAGACCTTCCAGAAAAGGCTGCCCCAGGAGCATTTCCAGGCACCCTCTGGGACCCAGGGACCTGCTCCTAAAGGACAAGCAGCACCAGGGCTTTCCCTGGGCGAGGGGTGCCCTGCTGCCTCCAGCAGTAGTGAAAGTGAGGAAGATGACGTTTCCTGCATTCCAGGAAGCCCTCTACTCTTTGACTCGACTATGGACTCACCGAAGTCAGAGAACCTTCAACTCCCTGTTCAAAGTGTGCAAAGAAAAACATCTGCTTCCTTGAACGTTTCCAAGAAGAAAGAACCCTCCGATCCAGCTGCCCAGCGTGTGTACCTTACAAcacaactgaaacaaaagaag AGCACATTGGCAGTGGTGAACATCCAGGCTCTTCCAGACAAAGGTGAAAAGTTACTCAAGCAAATCCAGATGTTGGAGGAAGCACTCAGTACTCTTGCCCTCTCCCCAGAGCAAG GAACTAGTGAGAAGAGTAACACTCAAGCACAACAGAGTACCCTCACCAAAACTACTGTGGGCCCTCCTCACGTGGTGTCTCCCCAGCCCCTTGTGGGTCATGATCTCCAGCCTCTGGACCCTTTAAGACTACAGGCAGCCTGCCAGGTAACTACTGGAGGATTCAGCCACTGCTCTGGAG ATCCCAGGAACCAAGATCACCTTTATTCAGTATGGAAAATCACAAGTGAAGCCATTGATAGGCTGCATCGATCACTGGAGTCATGTCCTGGTGAGACAGCAGTGGCAGAAGATCCAGCCGGCTTGAAG GTCCCTCTGCTACTGCACCAGAAGCAGGCGTTAGCCTGGTTACTATGGCGGGAAAGGCAAAAGCCACAGGGCGGAATTCTAG cGGATGATATGGGCTTAGGAAAAACCCTGACGATGATTGCACTCATACTAACCCAGAAGAATCAAGAGAAAAGCCAAAAAAGGGATGAAAACATAGCTGTGACATGGCTTTCCAAAGATG ACTCCTCTGACTTTACTTCCCATGGAACACTAATTGTCTGTCCCGCTTCCCTCATCCATCATTGGAAAAATGAGGTTGAGAAACGTGTGAACTGCAACAAACTAAGAGTCTATCTCTATCATGGGCCAAACAGGAATCTGACTGCGAAAGC CCTCTCTATGTATGACATCGTGATTACTACTTACAGCCTTCTGGCCAAGGAGATTCCCACAGTGAAGCAGGAGAGAGAGGTTCCAGGTGCAAACCTCAGGGTAAAG GGCAGCTCAACACCTTTGCTTCAAATAGTCTGGGCTCGAATTATATTGGATGAAGCTCATAATGTGAAGAATCCCCGTGTGCAGACGTCCATTGCTGTGTGTAAGCTGCAAGCCCGTGCCCGTTGGGCTGTCACTGGAACCCCTATACAAAACAACCTGTTGGATATGTATTCACTGCTGAA ATTTCTCCGCTGTTCTCCATTTGATGAATTCACCCTGTGGAAAAGTCAGGTTGATAATGGTTCAAAGAAAGGAGGAGAACGGTTAAGTATTTTAACTAAGAGCCTTCTGCTGAGGAGAACAAAGGACCAACTGGACTCCACTGGCAAACCCTTG gtGAGGCTGCCTCAGCGTAAATTTCAGCAGCACCGTTTGAAGCTTTCTGAAGATGAAAAGCTGGTTTATAATGTCTTTTTTGCAAGATCAAG ATCTGCTCTGCAGTCCTATCTGAAAAGAGATGAAAGTAGAGATAACCAATCTGGAAGAAGCTCTAATAATCCATTCATCAGAG TGGCCCAGGAGTTTGGGTCCAGTGGGCCTGGGCAGACCATGGCAGCAGACTCACAGAGATCCAGCACCGTCCACATACTGTCCCAGTTGCTGAGGCTCCGTCAGTGTTGCTGCCATCTTTCTTTACTGAAGTCG GTCCTGGATCCTGCAGATCTGAAGAGCGAAGGCCTTGTCCTATCCCTAGAGGAACAGCTCAGTGCTCTGACCTTGTCGGAACTCCATGACTCAGAGTCCTCTCCTACTGTTTCCCTTAATGGCACACCCTTCAAGGTGGAACTTTTCGAAGACACACGACAGAGCACCAAG ATATCATCTCTGTTGGCAGAGTTGGAGGCAATCCGAAGAAATTCAGGGTCCCAAAAGAG tGTCATTGTCTCTCAGTGGACCAGCATGCTGAAAGTGGTAGCACTGCATCTTAAGAAGCATGGATTCACTTATGCCACCATTGATGGCTCCGTCAAACCCAAACAGAGAATGGACTTGGTGGAGGCGTTTAACCATTGCAGGGGCCCTCAG GTTATGCTAATCTCTCTTTTGGCTGGAGGTGTTGGTCTAAACCTAACTGGAGGAAATCATCTTTTTCTTCTGGATATGCACTG GAATCCATCACTTGAAGATCAGGCTTGTGACAGAATTTATCGAGTAGGGCAGCAGAAAGATGTTGTGATACACAG atttatttgtgAAGGAACAGTGGAAGAGACCATCTTACAactccaggaaaaaaagaaagatctggcACAACAGGTTCTGTCAGGGTCTGGAGAATCTGTCACCAAGCTCACCTTGGCTGACCTCAAAATCCTTTTTGGCATCTAA
- the Ttf2 gene encoding transcription termination factor 2 isoform X2 translates to MEGVKCPEHGTFCLLKTGVRDGPNKGKSFYVCREDSCSFVKTTDIPVSHCLLHEDFVVELQSLFPLQGKKECRLFFRCTRSKAEGKHWCGSVPWQDPNSKEYPVTNKSQPTSEPFPHPSSQPRNPFKVLDKNQNPALWKQFVKGGGEENMAAKKSREKGDQSMYQKPDSNCSMEKEFSSSLVIKKKQSGIQEEEQEETTEETKGITSRQHPGNGPRGPSVSPQEKSDGESKDVQNKSESPREKETQFLPQKIHGQNQVSQPQKGDHLGKEHLKNLEAKEAKAKDGPSTQTFQKRLPQEHFQAPSGTQGPAPKGQAAPGLSLGEGCPAASSSSESEEDDVSCIPGSPLLFDSTMDSPKSENLQLPVQSVQRKTSASLNVSKKKEPSDPAAQRVYLTTQLKQKKSTLAVVNIQALPDKGEKLLKQIQMLEEALSTLALSPEQGTSEKSNTQAQQSTLTKTTVGPPHVVSPQPLVGHDLQPLDPLRLQAACQVTTGGFSHCSGDPRNQDHLYSVWKITSEAIDRLHRSLESCPGETAVAEDPAGLKVPLLLHQKQALAWLLWRERQKPQGGILADDMGLGKTLTMIALILTQKNQEKSQKRDENIAVTWLSKDDSSDFTSHGTLIVCPASLIHHWKNEVEKRVNCNKLRVYLYHGPNRNLTAKALSMYDIVITTYSLLAKEIPTVKQEREVPGANLRVKGSSTPLLQIVWARIILDEAHNVKNPRVQTSIAVCKLQARARWAVTGTPIQNNLLDMYSLLKFLRCSPFDEFTLWKSQVDNGSKKGGERLSILTKSLLLRRTKDQLDSTGKPLVRLPQRKFQQHRLKLSEDEKLVYNVFFARSRSALQSYLKRDESRDNQSGRSSNNPFIRDFSVLNPVLFPGVCLLSWKWPRSLGPVGLGRPWQQTHRDPAPSTYCPSC, encoded by the exons gtTATTCTTCCGATGCACGAGAAGCAAGGCAGAGGGAAAACACTGGTGTGGAAGTGTTCCCTGGCAG GATCCTAATTCTAAAGAATATCCTGTAACCAATAAATCTCAGCCCACATCTGAGCCATTTCCTCATCCTTCCAGTCAGCCAAGAAACCCATTCAAGGTTCTTGACAAGAATCAAAACCCAGCTCTCTGGAAACAGTTTGtcaaagggggaggggaggaaaataTGGCTGCTAAGAAGTCAAGGGAAAAAGGAGACCAGTCCATGTATCAAAAGCCTGACTCTAACTGCTCGATGGAGAAAGAGTTCTCATCTAGTCTGGtaataaagaaaaagcaatctGGAATTCAAGAGGAGGAGCAAGAAGAGACAACAGAGGAAACTAAAGGAATTACATCCAGACAGCACCCAGGGAATGGGCCAAGAGGACCATCTGTATCTCCTCAGGAGAAGTCAGATGGTGAGAGTAAAGATGTTCAAAACAAATCAGAATCTccaagagaaaaggaaacccaGTTTTTGCCTCAGAAGATACATGGTCAGAACCAAGTAAGCCAGCCTCAAAAAGGGGATCACCTCGGCAAGGAGCACCTCAAGAACTTGGAAGCTAAAGAAGCAAAGGCAAAGGATGGCCCAAGTACGCAGACCTTCCAGAAAAGGCTGCCCCAGGAGCATTTCCAGGCACCCTCTGGGACCCAGGGACCTGCTCCTAAAGGACAAGCAGCACCAGGGCTTTCCCTGGGCGAGGGGTGCCCTGCTGCCTCCAGCAGTAGTGAAAGTGAGGAAGATGACGTTTCCTGCATTCCAGGAAGCCCTCTACTCTTTGACTCGACTATGGACTCACCGAAGTCAGAGAACCTTCAACTCCCTGTTCAAAGTGTGCAAAGAAAAACATCTGCTTCCTTGAACGTTTCCAAGAAGAAAGAACCCTCCGATCCAGCTGCCCAGCGTGTGTACCTTACAAcacaactgaaacaaaagaag AGCACATTGGCAGTGGTGAACATCCAGGCTCTTCCAGACAAAGGTGAAAAGTTACTCAAGCAAATCCAGATGTTGGAGGAAGCACTCAGTACTCTTGCCCTCTCCCCAGAGCAAG GAACTAGTGAGAAGAGTAACACTCAAGCACAACAGAGTACCCTCACCAAAACTACTGTGGGCCCTCCTCACGTGGTGTCTCCCCAGCCCCTTGTGGGTCATGATCTCCAGCCTCTGGACCCTTTAAGACTACAGGCAGCCTGCCAGGTAACTACTGGAGGATTCAGCCACTGCTCTGGAG ATCCCAGGAACCAAGATCACCTTTATTCAGTATGGAAAATCACAAGTGAAGCCATTGATAGGCTGCATCGATCACTGGAGTCATGTCCTGGTGAGACAGCAGTGGCAGAAGATCCAGCCGGCTTGAAG GTCCCTCTGCTACTGCACCAGAAGCAGGCGTTAGCCTGGTTACTATGGCGGGAAAGGCAAAAGCCACAGGGCGGAATTCTAG cGGATGATATGGGCTTAGGAAAAACCCTGACGATGATTGCACTCATACTAACCCAGAAGAATCAAGAGAAAAGCCAAAAAAGGGATGAAAACATAGCTGTGACATGGCTTTCCAAAGATG ACTCCTCTGACTTTACTTCCCATGGAACACTAATTGTCTGTCCCGCTTCCCTCATCCATCATTGGAAAAATGAGGTTGAGAAACGTGTGAACTGCAACAAACTAAGAGTCTATCTCTATCATGGGCCAAACAGGAATCTGACTGCGAAAGC CCTCTCTATGTATGACATCGTGATTACTACTTACAGCCTTCTGGCCAAGGAGATTCCCACAGTGAAGCAGGAGAGAGAGGTTCCAGGTGCAAACCTCAGGGTAAAG GGCAGCTCAACACCTTTGCTTCAAATAGTCTGGGCTCGAATTATATTGGATGAAGCTCATAATGTGAAGAATCCCCGTGTGCAGACGTCCATTGCTGTGTGTAAGCTGCAAGCCCGTGCCCGTTGGGCTGTCACTGGAACCCCTATACAAAACAACCTGTTGGATATGTATTCACTGCTGAA ATTTCTCCGCTGTTCTCCATTTGATGAATTCACCCTGTGGAAAAGTCAGGTTGATAATGGTTCAAAGAAAGGAGGAGAACGGTTAAGTATTTTAACTAAGAGCCTTCTGCTGAGGAGAACAAAGGACCAACTGGACTCCACTGGCAAACCCTTG gtGAGGCTGCCTCAGCGTAAATTTCAGCAGCACCGTTTGAAGCTTTCTGAAGATGAAAAGCTGGTTTATAATGTCTTTTTTGCAAGATCAAG ATCTGCTCTGCAGTCCTATCTGAAAAGAGATGAAAGTAGAGATAACCAATCTGGAAGAAGCTCTAATAATCCATTCATCAGAG ATTTCTCTGTTTTAAATCCTGTACTATTTCCTGGGGTTTGTCTTCTCTCTTGGAAGTGGCCCAGGAGTTTGGGTCCAGTGGGCCTGGGCAGACCATGGCAGCAGACTCACAGAGATCCAGCACCGTCCACATACTGTCCCAGTTGCTGA